From the Gossypium hirsutum chloroplast, complete genome genome, one window contains:
- the psbJ gene encoding photosystem II protein J produces the protein MADTTGRIPLWIIGTVTGIPVIGLIGIFFYGSYSGLGSSL, from the coding sequence ATGGCCGATACTACTGGAAGGATTCCTCTTTGGATAATAGGTACGGTAACTGGTATTCCTGTGATCGGTTTAATAGGTATTTTCTTTTATGGTTCATATTCTGGATTGGGTTCGTCCCTGTAA
- the psbF gene encoding photosystem II protein VI, translating into MTIDRTYPIFTVRWLAVHGLAVPTVSFLGSISAMQFIQR; encoded by the coding sequence ATGACCATAGATCGAACCTATCCAATTTTTACAGTGCGATGGTTGGCTGTTCACGGACTAGCTGTACCTACCGTTTCTTTTTTGGGGTCAATATCAGCAATGCAGTTCATCCAACGATAA
- the psbE gene encoding photosystem II protein V: MSGSTGERSFADIITSIRYWVIHSITIPSLFIAGWLFVSTGLAYDVFGSPRPNEYFTESRQGIPLITGRFDSLEQLDEFSRSF; this comes from the coding sequence ATGTCTGGAAGCACAGGAGAACGTTCTTTTGCTGATATTATTACCAGTATTCGATACTGGGTCATTCATAGTATTACTATACCTTCCCTATTCATCGCGGGTTGGTTATTCGTCAGCACAGGTTTAGCTTATGATGTGTTTGGAAGCCCTCGTCCAAACGAGTATTTTACAGAGAGCCGACAAGGAATTCCATTAATAACTGGCCGTTTTGATTCTTTGGAACAACTCGATGAATTTAGTAGATCTTTTTAG
- the psbL gene encoding photosystem II protein L, producing MTQSNPNEQNVELNRTSLYWGLLLIFVLAVLFSNYFFN from the coding sequence ATGACACAATCAAACCCGAACGAACAAAATGTTGAATTGAATCGTACCAGTCTCTACTGGGGGTTATTACTCATTTTTGTACTTGCTGTTTTATTTTCCAATTATTTCTTCAATTAA
- the rpl20 gene encoding ribosomal protein L20, producing MTRIKRGYIARRRRKKISLFASSFRGAHSRLTRTITQQRIRALVSAHRDRDRKKRDFRRLWITRINAVIRGVGVSYSYSRLIHNLYKKQLLLNRKILAQIAISNRNCLYMISNEIRK from the coding sequence ATGACCAGAATTAAACGGGGATATATAGCTCGTAGACGTCGAAAAAAAATTAGTTTATTTGCATCAAGCTTTCGGGGGGCTCATTCAAGACTTACTCGAACTATTACTCAACAAAGAATAAGAGCTTTGGTTTCGGCTCATCGGGATAGAGATAGGAAAAAAAGGGATTTTCGTCGTTTGTGGATCACTCGAATAAATGCAGTAATTCGTGGAGTGGGGGTATCCTATAGTTATAGTCGATTAATACACAATCTGTACAAGAAACAGTTGCTTCTGAATCGTAAAATACTTGCACAAATAGCTATCTCAAATAGGAATTGTCTTTATATGATTTCCAACGAGATTAGAAAATAA
- the psaJ gene encoding photosystem I subunit IX encodes MRDLKTYLSVAPVLSTLWFGSLAGLLIEINRFFPDALTFPFF; translated from the coding sequence ATGCGAGATCTAAAAACATATCTTTCCGTAGCACCGGTACTAAGTACTCTCTGGTTCGGTTCTTTAGCGGGTTTATTGATAGAGATCAATCGTTTCTTCCCGGATGCGTTAACATTCCCTTTTTTTTAA
- the petG gene encoding cytochrome b6/f complex subunit V (required for the either the stability or assembly of the cytochrome b6/f complex): MIEVFLFGIVLGLIPITLAGLFVTAYLQYRRGDQLDL, translated from the coding sequence ATGATTGAAGTTTTTCTATTTGGAATCGTCTTAGGTCTAATTCCTATTACTTTGGCTGGATTATTCGTAACCGCATATTTACAATACAGACGTGGTGATCAGTTGGACCTTTGA
- the petL gene encoding cytochrome b6/f complex subunit VI — protein sequence MPTITSYFGFLLAALTITSALFIGLSKIRLI from the coding sequence ATGCCTACTATAACTAGTTATTTCGGTTTTTTACTAGCGGCTTTAACTATAACCTCAGCTTTATTTATTGGTCTGAGTAAGATACGACTTATTTGA
- the rps18 gene encoding ribosomal protein S18, translated as MDKSKRLFLKSKRSFRRRLPPIQSGDRIDYRNMSLISRFISEQGKILSRRVNRLTLKQQRLITIAIKQARILSSLPFLNNEKQFERSESTTRTTALRTRNK; from the coding sequence ATGGATAAATCCAAGCGACTCTTTCTTAAATCCAAGCGATCTTTTCGTAGGCGTTTGCCCCCGATCCAATCGGGGGATCGAATTGATTATAGAAACATGAGTTTAATTAGTCGATTTATTAGTGAACAAGGAAAAATATTATCTAGGCGAGTAAATAGATTGACCTTAAAACAACAACGATTAATTACTATTGCTATAAAACAAGCTCGTATTTTATCTTCGTTACCCTTTCTTAATAATGAGAAACAGTTTGAAAGAAGCGAGTCGACCACTAGAACTACTGCTCTTAGAACCAGAAATAAATAG
- the rpl33 gene encoding ribosomal protein L33 — protein sequence MAKSKDVRVTIILECTSCVRNGVNKESTGISRYITQKNRHNTPSRLELKKFCPYCYKHTIHGEIKK from the coding sequence ATGGCCAAGAGTAAAGATGTCCGAGTAACGATTATTTTGGAATGTACCAGTTGTGTTCGAAACGGCGTTAATAAGGAATCAACGGGTATTTCCAGGTATATTACTCAAAAAAATCGACACAATACGCCCAGTCGATTGGAATTGAAGAAATTCTGTCCTTATTGTTACAAACATACAATTCACGGGGAGATAAAGAAATAA